Within Actinoplanes sp. L3-i22, the genomic segment CGTACGGCGATCGGGCTGTGATAGTCGGCCCGGGCCGGGTGGAGCCGGTCGAGGAACCACAGTTCCCGCTGGGCCGCCGCCGGCTCGGCCGGCGCGTCGGCCACGGCGGCGCCGGCCGGCGGGGTGATCCGCGTGGCGACGGCCCGGGCCAGGTCCCGCAGGGTGCGCGCGCCGAACAGGGTGCGCAGCGGCAGCCGGGTCCCGAACGTCTCCTCGATCCGGGCCACCAGCCGGGCGGCGAGCAGGGAGTATCCGCCGAGGGCGAAGAACGAGTCGGTCGGCGCGACCGAGCGCAGGTCCAGCAGCTCGCACCAGAGCGCGGCCAGCCGGGTCTCCACGTCGGCGTCCGCGCCGGGCGTCGCGCCGGTGTGCCGGTCCCGGGGCAGGGCGGGCAGCGCCCGTACGTCGATCTTGCGGTTGGGCAGCAGCGGCAGGGCCGGCAGCGAGACGTACGCGGCCGGCGCCATGTAGTCCGGCAGCACGGCGGCGACCCGGGTGGCGATCGCCGCCCGGTCCATCGCGCCGACGACGTACGCGACGAGCTGGCGTACCCCGGGAGTGAGATCGTCGCGGGCGACCACGGCGACGCCGGTGACTCCGGGCACCTGCCGGATCACGGCGGCGACCTCGGCCGGTTCCACCCGGTAGCCACGGATCTTGACCTGCTCGTCGGCGCGTCCCACGAACGCCAGTTCGCCGTCGGGCCGGGTGCGGACCAGGTCGCCGGTGCGGTACATCCGGGAGCCGTCGGCCGCGAACGGGTCGGGCAGGAAACGTTCGGCGGTGGCGCGCGGGTCGCCGAGGAAGCCGCGGGTCACCTGCGGGCCACCCAGGTACAGCTCGCCCACCTCACCGGCCGCGGCCGGGGTCAGGCCGGCATCGAGCACGTGCAGTCGTACGCCGGGCACCGCGCGCCCGATCGGCAACACCGGCCGCTGCGTGTCGGCCGCCGTGACCAGGTGCACCGTGGCGATCGAGGTGCACTCGGCCGGGCCGTAGTGGTGGACCACCTCGTGCCCGGGCGCGAGCAGCCGGACGGCCGCGGCCGACTCGGCGGCCTCGCCGCCGAACCACACCCGGCGCGGGCGGGCCGCCTGCCCGGGCCGCAGCTCGACGATCTGATGCATCAGGGAGCTGGTGATCGGCAGGGTGGTCGGGCGGGCCCGGGCCACCTCGTCGAGCAGGTGCCCGGGCGAACGCAGCACCTGGTCGGAGCCGAGCCAGACGGTCGCGCCGTTGATCAGGGCGCCGAACACGTCGAGCACGACCGCGTCGAACGAGCTGCTCAGCACGTGCGCGACCAGGTCGCCGGGCCGGTGCCGGAGCAGGTCCTCGGTGGTGGCCATGGTGATCAGGTTCCGATGGGTGGACAGCACGCCCTTCGGCTGCCCGGTGGAGCCGGAGGTGTGCAGGATCAGCGCCAGCGCGTCGGCCGCAACCGCGGCCGGAGCGACCCCGCCGGTCACCGGGGCCGCCGGCGTGCTCACGTCGATCGTCTCGACACCGGCCGGCAGCCGTTCGCGACTGTCCGCGTCGGTCAGCGCCAGCCGGCAGCCGCTGCCGGCCAGCATCCGGGTGATGCGCTCGCCCGGATAGCCGGGGTCGACCGGGACGCAGGCCGCGCCGGCCCGCAGCACCGCCAGCATGGCGACCACCAGGTTCGGCGTGCGGCGGGTGCAGACGGCGATCGGGGACTCCGGCGGCACGGCGAGGCGGGCGGCCAGCGCGGCGGAGGCGGCCTCGAGGCCGGCATAGCTCAGCCGGCTGTTGCCGGCGATCACCGCTGTCGTGTCCGGGCGCTGCGCGGCCTGGCGCCCGATCAGCGTCGCGACGTCGCTCATCGGTCCCCCTCGCTGCCGTCCGGGACCAGGTGGAAGATCACCGACTGGGGCGGCAGCCGCAGCGGGTGCTCGTGCGCGATGCGCCAGCCCGAGTCCGGCAGCACCGCGCGCCACTCGGCCAGCGTCGGGATCTGCTGGCCCATCAGGGCGTGGACGTACTCGAAGCCGAGAGTCAGGATCGGCAGGTCCGCACCGGCCGGCTGCTCGGCGCGGTAGGTGTCGCAGAGCGCGAAGTCGGTCGCCGCGGGGAAGGCCCGGCGCAGGCCGCGCAGCACCTGACGGCACCGGTCCCGGGGCCAGAAGTCGTGGCCCATCAGGAAGCTGGTGACGAAGTCGACGCGCTGGAACTGCGGGTGGCGGGGCAGGTCGTGCACGTCGGCCTCGATCACGACCGCCCGGTCGGCCAGCCCGGCCTCGGCCAGCCGCTCCCGAGCCTCGGCGACCGCGGCCGGCGCCAGGTCGACGCCGATGCCGGTGGCCCGCGGATCGGCCCGCAGCGCGCGGATCAGCCGGGCGCCGGCTCCGCAGCCGAGGTCGGCGACGCAGCGGAATCGGCGGCCGCCGAACGCCTGGTCGAAGACCGGGTCGATGAACCGGGCGCCGAAGTCGCCGCAGCCCTCGGCGATCGCCCGGGCGTCGCGGGTGATGAACCGGCCGGTGCGCCCCGCGTTGCGGCTGACCGCGCCGGTGGTGCGCAGCAGTTCACCGCAGCCGCCGAGCAGCCAGGTGAAGAAGCCCTTGGTCGCGTGCACCTCGGCGAAGGCCGGGCCGGGCTCGGCCAGGTCGCAGTCGATGACCAGGACGCCGGCGCCGGCCAGCGCGGTCGCCACCGCCCGCACCGAGGGTTCGTGCAGGTCCTCCTGCTTGGCGAAGGTGCTCAGGTCGACCGGGTCGCCCCGGCCGGCCGCCGCCAGCAGGCCGATCTCGTCCGCGGCGACCACCGCGAAGGCCGCGATCGAGGCGTTGAACAGCTGCGCGGCGGACCCGCCGGCCGCACCCGTGGTCAGTCCCGGCTCGCCGATCATCGGCCGGCCGCCGATCCGGGCAACTGGTCGAGGTACTCGGCCAGCTCACGCAGGGAATCCCGGTCGAACACCTCGCGCAGTGGCAGCTCGATGCCGAACTCGTCCTCGATCTCGGCGGCCAGCTCGGTGGCCATCAGCGAATGCCCGCCGAGCTCGAAGAAGCTGTCGCCCGGGGTCACGGCCGTGACCTGCAACAGCTCGACCCAGATCTTGATCAGCCGGGACTCGGTCGCGGTGAGGTCGGCCGGCTCGGCGTGCGGTGCGGGCGCCCGCTCGGCGAGGTAGCGCTCGGTGAGCGCGCGCAGATCCGGTTTGCCCGAGGCGAGTCGGGGGATGGCCGGCACCGTCACCACCACCGGGATCATCGCGGCGGGCAGGTGCTCCTCGAGGCGGCGCGCCGCGCCGGTGGTGTCGGCTCCGGCCACGAACGCGACCAGCCGGGGACCGTCCGGTCCGGCGACCGGGGCGACCGCCGCGGTGGCCTGCGGCCACGCCGCCCGGACGGCGGCGAGCACCGCGGCCGGCTCCACCCGGACCCCGTTGACCTTCACCTGCTCATCGGTACGCCCGGCGAACTCCCATCCGTCGCGGGCGGCACTGCGGACGAGGTCGCCGGTGCGGTACAGACGGGCGCCCGGTGGCCCGTCGGGGTCCGGTACGAACCGGTCGGCGGTCGCCCGTGGGTCACCGAGATAGCCGCGGGCGAGCCCGGCTCCGCCCACCCCCAGGGCGACGGTGCCGGTGCCGGGATCGACCGGGCCCAGCGGGCGCAGCACGGTGCCGTCGATCGGCCATCCGATCGGCACCACCGCGGCCGGGCCGGCGTCGGTGGCGTCGAACCAGGTGGAGTCGATGCATGTCTCGGCCGGGCCGTACTGGTTGAGCACGCGCGGCCCGGGCGCCTCCCGCAGCCGCTCCAGCAGGTCCGTGTCGAACTGCTCGCCACCGACCAGCAGCAGCCGCAGGCCGGCCAGCGAGGCGGCGCCCTCCTGTCGC encodes:
- a CDS encoding non-ribosomal peptide synthetase — protein: MSDVATLIGRQAAQRPDTTAVIAGNSRLSYAGLEAASAALAARLAVPPESPIAVCTRRTPNLVVAMLAVLRAGAACVPVDPGYPGERITRMLAGSGCRLALTDADSRERLPAGVETIDVSTPAAPVTGGVAPAAVAADALALILHTSGSTGQPKGVLSTHRNLITMATTEDLLRHRPGDLVAHVLSSSFDAVVLDVFGALINGATVWLGSDQVLRSPGHLLDEVARARPTTLPITSSLMHQIVELRPGQAARPRRVWFGGEAAESAAAVRLLAPGHEVVHHYGPAECTSIATVHLVTAADTQRPVLPIGRAVPGVRLHVLDAGLTPAAAGEVGELYLGGPQVTRGFLGDPRATAERFLPDPFAADGSRMYRTGDLVRTRPDGELAFVGRADEQVKIRGYRVEPAEVAAVIRQVPGVTGVAVVARDDLTPGVRQLVAYVVGAMDRAAIATRVAAVLPDYMAPAAYVSLPALPLLPNRKIDVRALPALPRDRHTGATPGADADVETRLAALWCELLDLRSVAPTDSFFALGGYSLLAARLVARIEETFGTRLPLRTLFGARTLRDLARAVATRITPPAGAAVADAPAEPAAAQRELWFLDRLHPARADYHSPIAVRIHGRLDPALLRRALAELVTRHEVLRWRFPAERGRPRVDVAPAYVPAVEVEQFGTAAPGPVVARLSGLREQPFDLAVGPLLRAHLLRLPDGDDVLLIVVHHIVFDGGSHDIFVRELGELYRAFARGEPGALPAPRHRYAEVLAAEATALGAGELEVQLEHWRRALDGAPPAVALPSGDPEAAEGAAVQTDATIAPAAGTAIRHAALDRGHSPFTLLLTGFALSLRVLCGVDDVVVACPNAGRRGAAAESVIGLFAHLLPIRVRLGDTDRLAGLTAAVGQAVTGAVAHQAVPFDRIVRELKPPRGGRARAPYTQLVLNFVDKPPELPDLGLAATPIRVPIPESRVPLAVIVNADGDGYRVQALTDPREVDPAFAARLLAVLPHALAAVAARPDELVGDTVAALARVIDPALEQS
- a CDS encoding methyltransferase domain-containing protein codes for the protein MIGEPGLTTGAAGGSAAQLFNASIAAFAVVAADEIGLLAAAGRGDPVDLSTFAKQEDLHEPSVRAVATALAGAGVLVIDCDLAEPGPAFAEVHATKGFFTWLLGGCGELLRTTGAVSRNAGRTGRFITRDARAIAEGCGDFGARFIDPVFDQAFGGRRFRCVADLGCGAGARLIRALRADPRATGIGVDLAPAAVAEARERLAEAGLADRAVVIEADVHDLPRHPQFQRVDFVTSFLMGHDFWPRDRCRQVLRGLRRAFPAATDFALCDTYRAEQPAGADLPILTLGFEYVHALMGQQIPTLAEWRAVLPDSGWRIAHEHPLRLPPQSVIFHLVPDGSEGDR
- a CDS encoding non-ribosomal peptide synthetase → MTEPIATVVAEFFARAAAEPQRTALADDAGPLTYGALAGWARRLAPLLPAAAESLVGIELPRGRDLLAAVLGVLHAGAVPVLCDPALRRHLHRIGAPVLRLGPQPVRAAATGPEVTGSPPRRLPPGALAYVCHTSGSTGEPRWVGVPHGALRARLDWSRRAYPLTPDDRVLWQAEPGFDFAFWEMLAPLRDGACVVVAGDLGQRDPRETARRLRHDRVTVAHFVPSALRAHLRQEGAASLAGLRLLLVGGEQFDTDLLERLREAPGPRVLNQYGPAETCIDSTWFDATDAGPAAVVPIGWPIDGTVLRPLGPVDPGTGTVALGVGGAGLARGYLGDPRATADRFVPDPDGPPGARLYRTGDLVRSAARDGWEFAGRTDEQVKVNGVRVEPAAVLAAVRAAWPQATAAVAPVAGPDGPRLVAFVAGADTTGAARRLEEHLPAAMIPVVVTVPAIPRLASGKPDLRALTERYLAERAPAPHAEPADLTATESRLIKIWVELLQVTAVTPGDSFFELGGHSLMATELAAEIEDEFGIELPLREVFDRDSLRELAEYLDQLPGSAAGR